The genomic stretch CGGTTTGACAACAATGACGGTTGTTTGAGACACCAAATGACGAAAGAGATTTGAATTGATGTTTGGTTGCGTTAAACGACTCGCGCGCACCTTACGTGGACAGAATCAAACTCGCTTATTCGAGATACTGGAAGCACGCCGCGTCTTGGACAGCACGGTGGTATTCAGCGAGATCATGTACCATCCGCCGCCGGGCGCAACTGAGAATCTGGAATGGATTGAACTTCAGAATCAGTTGCGAGCGGACATGGACATATCCGAGTGGCGGCTCGACGGTGGAGTGGATTACACGTTTCGGGATGGCACCATCG from Pirellulaceae bacterium encodes the following:
- a CDS encoding lamin tail domain-containing protein, which produces MFGCVKRLARTLRGQNQTRLFEILEARRVLDSTVVFSEIMYHPPPGATENLEWIELQNQLRADMDISEWRLDGGVDYTFRDGTIVPGRGQIVIAASPTAFSAATGVPAEGPCVVV